Part of the Novipirellula artificiosorum genome, GTCGAAAGCTACAAGGTGCTGTTGCAACGCCTCAAGGCACTGCTTCGCCGCCGTGAACAAACCTTCGACGAAGCGGACTCCGTTTCGCGTCACGGCGTCACGGTCGACCGTCGCCGATTCGTCGTCACCGTCGATAGCCAACGGCTGAAATTGACGAAAAGCGAATTCCGGCTTCTCGAAACACTGATCCGCCAACCCGGTCGGGCGTTTGGTCGAAACGAGCTCGTCGATGCAGCTCTGGGTGAAGACACCATGGTGCTTGACCGAACGATCGACGTGCATGTTCGCGCCCTCAGGAAGAAGATGGGCGAAGCCGCGGACTTGATTGAAACCGTGCGTGGGATTGGATACCGGTTTCGCGAATAGGCGAAATCGAGAGTCCGTCAAGAAAACCAGAAAAAAAATCTGCCTGTGACCAGACTTGTCACACCACCGCCGGATACTTCTTGTGTGCTGACAACGAGTCGGCCCTTTTGGTTTTGAGTTTGTACCTTTCCGCCGGGGGATTTTATCGTGAACACTGCACTTCGCCGCGCCATGCAAGATTGTGACAACTACGTCATCGAAATGGATTACGCAGACGCTAAGGGGAATCGAACTCACCGAGTCGTGAGTCCGATACGTTTCATGGGCAGCTATCGATTCTTGGGGCTGTGCCTTTGCCGTGAAGCGCCGCGACAGTTCCAATTGTCACGGTGCAAAAACGTCCGCCTCGTGCCCGCTTCCGATGTGTTGATGCCCGTTGCCATTTCGGGCTAGTGGACCGTCAGCATTTAATTCTAGGGTCGCTAAGGAATCGGATTCAAGCCATCGGTAACCCACTGATGAACCGTTTCCACTTTTTCGTCATCGGTGGCATGCAGCATTTTCATTGCATCGACGCCACCGACAATGAAGAACGCTTTCTCGGCATCCGCATCGCTCAATAGTTGGTTGAGCTGGTAGAAGCGAATTTCGGCGAGCGTACGGAGCCGTCGCGAACTGCTTCCGGCAAGTAGCGAAGCAACGCGTCGCTTCGCCACCTCGGCGCTTAAGGGCGGCATGTCCGAAAGGGTCAATTGCCGATCGATGATGGCAAACAAGCTTGACAATTGGTCCAAGATGTAATCCTTCGGCGGCAAGCTCTGGCGTTCCACTTCAAAACTGTCAGCCGGTTTTGAAATCGCCATGGTTTTCCCGTCCGCCACCCGGAACAACCGGCAGCGCGAAATGTTCTGGGTTCGGCCGGGTGCCTTCGGGTTTCGAGGATTCCTGACGTCCTTCAGAATCACATCAAAATGCAGCAGGAAATCGATCCCGCTTTGCTTCGCATCCACGAGAGATTCTTCGGAACTGATCTCGCCCAGATAGACAAGGCCAGGCTGCCACATTGGAAAGGGCTCTAGACCCGAACCGAGGCTGAAAACAGGCACTCGTGGTGCGGCCGGCGGTTTGGCGGGACCACCAGGGCCGCTGCCGTAGCCGCCACCACCGTAGTCGCTTCCGTAATCGCTGTCGTAACCCCCTCCATAATCGCTGCCGTAATCATCGTCGTATTCGCCGCCGTAGCCGCCACCCGATTGATCGGATTCCATTCCGGATCCGCCGCCGCTTTGTTCGTAGGCCATTTGTGCTTGACGCGCCTGCTCGGCTTGGCTGCTACCACCAGGTCTTGGCCGTCCGCGTGGATCCATCGCGCCGCCCCTGCCTGGTGCACCTGTGGGGGGCGCTTCCTCGACCTCAGGCTGAGGAAGGATATTTGCCATCGCAACGCCGAATTTCCCATCCTGAAACCGCTTTAGAAACTCCTCGCCCGTCACCTGAGCCATCAGCCCCAACGAGGCGTTCAAGTCCTCATCGGCTTTCTCATTCAGCATCTTCGCTTCTTCTTGAACCGGTGCGTTGCCAGCGGCCGGTCCATTACCATACGGTCCGCTACCGTAACCCCCGCCTCCGTAGGACCCATCTTGCATGGAGGAATCGTCGCCATACGAGTCGCTTGACCCGTAATCGCCTCCGTAGTCGCCGCCATAATCGCCGCCGTTTCCATAATCACTTCCGTAGTCACTTCCGCCCCCGTATCCGGACGAACCTCCACGAGGGGTGCCCGTTCTTGATTTTTCAGTGATCGGCGCCGGACTCGGGACGTCGTCGCCTCGAACCGCCATGGATACGCCCCAGCGAAGTTGCCAAACCGGACGTTTTAACGCCGCACTGTACCGCACCTCTTGGATGTCTTCGGCTGCCTTTTCATAATCGACGACGAGGTGCCCGAAATAGAGCCCCATGGCCGTGCCGATGCGTCCCGCGTTGAAGGCCTTCTCGACCTGCCGCTCCAGCAGAGGCCGCGGGTCTTGAAGCTCGGGATCGGGCGGCGCTAGCAAAGGCCCAATATCGAGTGAGCCAAATAGCAGATTTGCCGGTGTGACAGGACCGTTGCGTTGGCCGTAAACGCCACCACTGCCGTAGGGCGATCCACCTGGCCCATACGGGCTGCCACCACTGCCATAGGGATCGCCGCCGCTGCCGTACGGGTCGCCACCGCTTCCGTAGGGATTACCTCCGCTTCCGTAGGGATTATCACCCGGCCCATAATAGGGGGTTCCGCCAGCAGAGGAACCGACCGGGATCTGGGCATAGGAAACCGAGCAAAAGGCGATCAAGGCACAAGCGAACAGGCTTGCCGCGCCCCAAACGCCACTCAAAAAAAAGTGCGATTCTCGCCACTTTCGTGTGTCAGGAACGTCTCGGTCCACTTTCATCAACATAAAACACCCTCCGCCTCAAAAGGCGGCAGAAAAAAGGAAACTGAAAGTTCAATGCAATCCGACGGGCAGAAAGAAGCCGAACAACCGCTAAAATCGCCAAAAAACGATCTTTTGGCGCATCCCGCGAGCCGGACGGGCCCTATTTTTCGCGCACGTCGAACCATCTATGCTTATGATAAACACTCCGGCTCGCTTCGTGGTGAGTTGTGCGCCAGTCCGCGGGTTTTGTGGGGATATATCCTTACCGGGTCCTGCTAGCTTATTTTATCCCTGCGGCAGCGTGATTTGATGGAACTATTGGGCGGCAACCGGCTTCCAATCGAAGCGGGTGTGTACGTACACGACTCGCTCGGTCGGCCAGTTTTAGCCAGTCATTTTTAGAGTCTTATCAAGATGAACCCACGTCGAAACTTCAAGCTGAAATCGCGTCGTCAGGGGCTCCGTCGTCTTGGCCGTGCCGACGTCAAACGGCGATTGAGCGTGGAGCACTTGGATCAGCGGCGCGTGTTGGCCGCGATCACGGGAGCCGTTTTTCATGACGCGGATCATTCGTTTCGGCAAGAGGCCGGCGAAATGTCTCTGCCGAATCGGGTCGTTTACATCGATGTGAACGACAATGGGGCAATCGATCGCGGTGAGCAATATGCGATTGCCGACGAGTCAGGGCAGTTTTTATTTGAAAACGTGGGGGATGGCAACTACCCGATTCGCTTGTTCAATGGCACCCAGACCCAGCGTCAAATCTTTCCCGTGGAGGCAACGATCCCTGCGGCTTCGATTGACATCGCCAACGCCATCGACTTTGCGTTTGGAAGCGATTCAACGTCAGTGGTGCTAACCGCCGACGCCGTGGAGGTGGTGAATTTCGAATCGGCCTCGACGCAGTCCGTTTCGGTCGGCAGCCCATTGACGAAGATGCAATCGCTGCCGGATGGCACGGTTTTGGTGATCGGTGGCGATTCGGCATGGGTCGTCGATCCGACGACGCAAACCGTGACCTCGGTCGACCTTTCGCAATCCACGACACCCGTCGTGTGGTCGGACGTCGCGATCGATGCGAATGGCCGAGGCATTTTGGTCGAAGCGAATGACGAATCGGCCGAACTCCGATCGATTGACTCCTATGACGCGACTGCTGGTTTTGTGGTCTCGACGACGTCGACAAGTGTCCCATCCGACACCGTGGTGTTGGCATCCGCTACGGGGCCTCGATCGGTGTTGGCATGGGCGGGCAACGACGGTTTGAAACTGTCGCTGTGGAGCAACGAAACCGCCTCGATGATCACCGCAGCACCGATTGAAATCAGCGGAGCCAGTGATCTGTTGGACTTTGATGATGCGTCAGGATTGTTGCTGCTGCGTGAAGATAGCGGCGGGGTAAGCGTTTTGGACGTGAACGCCGATTTCGCTTCCTTGCATTCGTTCCCTGATGCAACCGGTCCTGTGGCGCTCGATGGCGCTCGTGACCTGTTGCTGACCGTATCCCCAGTGGGTGAAGTGCTTCGATTGATCGATTTGCGCAACGGAGAGCTGATCGCGGACTTGGCGGTTGACCTGTCTTCGATTGGCCAGGTCTCTTCGCTCGCAACGCGTGACAAACCAGACTCCGTCACGTTGCTCGGTTCGGCGGGCATCATTGAAATTTCGCTGAAACGGCCTGATGCCCATCGCGTGAAAGTCGAACAGAACCAAGACGTCCAATCGATCTTATTTGCAGTGGCCATCGATGGTAGCGAAAACACGACTCCGACATACGACTCGATGCCGGTGCTGACCGTATTGGAAGATGCGACTCTGACGCGATCGGCACCAGGCGCCCTCGATGGCGTGGTCGATGCCGACGGTGACCAAGTGATCTTGCTCCAGCAGAGTGAAGCGGCAAACGGAGACGCGGAGATTGCCGTTGATGGCAGCGTCATCTACACGCCGGATCCCGATTTCAACGGTGACGAGCCGATTACCGTGATCCTGACCGATGGTGTGAACATCTCCGACCCGATCGACATCGATATCTGGGTGACTCCTGTTCCCGATCCCCCATCCGAGATTGTTCCTGATGTCGAAGCGGTTCCCGAAAACATCGATGTGGGTCAAGTGATCGGCGACATCTTTGTCATTGATGTCGATGGCTTGGATCAACATGAGATTCAAATCGAGGACCCGCGTTTCATCGTCCAGGATGGAGTGATCATTTTTATCGGCAGCAGCGGTGGTCAAGGTCTTGATTTTGAATCGGAACCTGTCATCCAGTTGACGATCACGGCAACGGATACCGAAACGGGCGACATCATCGAAGAACACGTGACGTTGACGGTTCAAGATGTCAACGAACCGATTACCGCGATCACCCCCACCGATGCTTGGGTCCACGAAAACTCCGCTGGCGAATCGATTACCCAATTGGTGGTGCATGACGAGGACACCCAGCAAGCTCATCGTCTCGAAGTCGATGACGATCGTTTCGTCGTCGATGGGGATGAATTGCGTTTGGCCGACGGTGTTTCACTGGATTTTGAAGAAGAGGCCGAGATCGATCTGAACGTCACCGCCACCGAGGTTGATACCGGAAACAGTTACACCGAGAAGATTAAGGTCCACGTGATTGACGTGCCTGAACAACCGACGACCCTTGAGCTGTCAGGCAACAGCGTGATGGAACTCGAAGCTGGCGCGATTGTTGGCGATGTTACGGTCGATGGAAAATCGGTGTCTGGACGCTACGACCTATCCGTCGACGATTCCCGATTTGAAATCGCTGGCAGCACACTGAAGCTACTCGATGATCAACTGGTCAAACGATCGACGCAAAGTGAAATCGAAGTGACGATCACGGCCGAGGATAGCGAAGGCGTTTTCACTGCGTTGTCGGAAACCTTCATTCTCACGGTTTTGGAGAACGAGACGCCGTTCCACAACGACGACAATCCGTTTGACGTCAACAACATCGGTGGAGTCACCGCAGCGGATGCGTTGATGATCATCAATTACTTGAATGAATTCGGCCCAGGGCCCGTGGGTCATGGCGATCCCTTGTACGGCTACGATGTCAACGGGGATGGCTACATCACTGCAATCGACGCACTGCTGATTCTCAATGAATTGAATCGACAATCGATCGGTACCGTTGCGGGTGAAAAGGAAGACACGCGTGCGGACGGTGAGCAGATTGTCGAAAATCAACCTTCGGATCAGATGACGGACCGTAACCGCGATCAACTCACAGACCCCACGCCTGATCCCGATCCGATTCCCCCTTCACCTAACAAATCGAAGGGGACCTTTGCTGCGGTCCCGCAAATGGGAACGCAAAATCGTTCCGTTGCAACGGAGTCGCTTGGTGAGCGTGTGGGGAGTGATTCTGCAGCGGAGATCGACGAAGCTATCCGCTTGCTCACCCATCGCGTTTAGTACCGCTTGTTCGCTTAGACCGCCTTCTGTTGCGCCGCCGCCTGTTCGGCCATTAACCTCTTCTGAAATCGGCTCTGCACGACGTCGACGACAATCAGCACTGCAAGCACGAAGTAGAACGTACTCTTGGCCATCGGCAAGACTTCGTGCCCGAACAAGTGCAAATGTGCCAAGTGGCCGCCTTCGCTGGTCAACATGACGCCAACAATGAACAGGATGAAAAGCCCTAGAACCTCGTACATCCGGTTCTTTTTCAAGAACTCGGCAACTCGATCGGCTAGCCAAATCATCAGCACTCCACTGATGATGATTGCGGTGGCCATGATCGCAAAGTTCTTGGTGAGGGCCATCGCACTCAGAATGGAGTCGAAAGAAAAGACAAGGTTCATCAAGACGATCAGCCCAACGGTCTTGCCAACGGTTTGTTTGGCCTTCTTCTCAGAACCCTCTCCGACTTCGTGAATCGCGAGCAAGTGATAGATTTCTTTGATCGCGGTCCAAAGAATGAAGGCACCACCGAATAGCACGATCAAACTGTGGCCTGATATTTCTGCGGTCACGAAGTGACTGGTCACCTCATAAAAGGGGCTCTCCAGTAGTGTAACCAAGTGAAGAACAACAAAGAGCAGCACGATTCGAAAGACAATCGCCAGCCCAATGCCCAGCTTGCGAACTTTGGATTGTTGGCTTTCCTCGACACGTTTGCTTTCGATCGAAATGTACAGCAGGTTGTCGAATCCCAGAACGACCTGAAGTAGCACGAGCATCCCGAGTGTGAAGAGACCCTGCAGCGAAAAGAAGGTTTCTTCCGCGACTTCGGAGGCCGATCCCACTTCACTCGCGACCGCGTTTGCCACCGCAAGCAGGCCGAAAACACCATCCGCCGAGTTGAGCAAGTCCATCATTCCGAGCTTCCGAAAAAAAAGAGTGAAGGCAGGCTCGCCAGGGTAAGCGGCGCCGCCAATAATCGTTTAGATTGTGGTTGAAAC contains:
- a CDS encoding response regulator transcription factor; this encodes MSTIKVLVVEDYRPLAETLEYQLRRAGYEVFRAADGRDAVNQAKLILPDVVFLDVDLPVLNGVEVCKQLRADPATKETMILMLSALGEESDQVVGFAVGADDYVVKPVESYKVLLQRLKALLRRREQTFDEADSVSRHGVTVDRRRFVVTVDSQRLKLTKSEFRLLETLIRQPGRAFGRNELVDAALGEDTMVLDRTIDVHVRALRKKMGEAADLIETVRGIGYRFRE
- a CDS encoding WYL domain-containing protein, whose translation is MNTALRRAMQDCDNYVIEMDYADAKGNRTHRVVSPIRFMGSYRFLGLCLCREAPRQFQLSRCKNVRLVPASDVLMPVAISG
- a CDS encoding dockerin type I domain-containing protein, giving the protein MNPRRNFKLKSRRQGLRRLGRADVKRRLSVEHLDQRRVLAAITGAVFHDADHSFRQEAGEMSLPNRVVYIDVNDNGAIDRGEQYAIADESGQFLFENVGDGNYPIRLFNGTQTQRQIFPVEATIPAASIDIANAIDFAFGSDSTSVVLTADAVEVVNFESASTQSVSVGSPLTKMQSLPDGTVLVIGGDSAWVVDPTTQTVTSVDLSQSTTPVVWSDVAIDANGRGILVEANDESAELRSIDSYDATAGFVVSTTSTSVPSDTVVLASATGPRSVLAWAGNDGLKLSLWSNETASMITAAPIEISGASDLLDFDDASGLLLLREDSGGVSVLDVNADFASLHSFPDATGPVALDGARDLLLTVSPVGEVLRLIDLRNGELIADLAVDLSSIGQVSSLATRDKPDSVTLLGSAGIIEISLKRPDAHRVKVEQNQDVQSILFAVAIDGSENTTPTYDSMPVLTVLEDATLTRSAPGALDGVVDADGDQVILLQQSEAANGDAEIAVDGSVIYTPDPDFNGDEPITVILTDGVNISDPIDIDIWVTPVPDPPSEIVPDVEAVPENIDVGQVIGDIFVIDVDGLDQHEIQIEDPRFIVQDGVIIFIGSSGGQGLDFESEPVIQLTITATDTETGDIIEEHVTLTVQDVNEPITAITPTDAWVHENSAGESITQLVVHDEDTQQAHRLEVDDDRFVVDGDELRLADGVSLDFEEEAEIDLNVTATEVDTGNSYTEKIKVHVIDVPEQPTTLELSGNSVMELEAGAIVGDVTVDGKSVSGRYDLSVDDSRFEIAGSTLKLLDDQLVKRSTQSEIEVTITAEDSEGVFTALSETFILTVLENETPFHNDDNPFDVNNIGGVTAADALMIINYLNEFGPGPVGHGDPLYGYDVNGDGYITAIDALLILNELNRQSIGTVAGEKEDTRADGEQIVENQPSDQMTDRNRDQLTDPTPDPDPIPPSPNKSKGTFAAVPQMGTQNRSVATESLGERVGSDSAAEIDEAIRLLTHRV
- a CDS encoding TerC family protein — its product is MLVLLQVVLGFDNLLYISIESKRVEESQQSKVRKLGIGLAIVFRIVLLFVVLHLVTLLESPFYEVTSHFVTAEISGHSLIVLFGGAFILWTAIKEIYHLLAIHEVGEGSEKKAKQTVGKTVGLIVLMNLVFSFDSILSAMALTKNFAIMATAIIISGVLMIWLADRVAEFLKKNRMYEVLGLFILFIVGVMLTSEGGHLAHLHLFGHEVLPMAKSTFYFVLAVLIVVDVVQSRFQKRLMAEQAAAQQKAV